One Aphelocoma coerulescens isolate FSJ_1873_10779 chromosome 5, UR_Acoe_1.0, whole genome shotgun sequence DNA segment encodes these proteins:
- the KLHDC1 gene encoding kelch domain-containing protein 1, whose translation MAADPADQFCVAEERSGHCAVVDGNFLYVWGGYVSIEENEVYLPSDELWIYDMDSGLWTMHLMEGELPTSMSGSCGASINGKLYIFGGFDDKGYSNRLYYVNLRTKTGTYRWKKITNFKGQPPTPRDKLSCWVYKNRLIYFGGYGCRKHNELSDCFDVHDAFWEGQIFWGWHNDVHVFDTTTQTWSQPTIRGGDPPQPRAAHTCAVLGNKGYIFGGRVLQTRMNDLHCLNLDTWTWSGRINISGEKPRDRSWHTLTPIGDDRLFLFGGLSSDNVPLSDGWIHSIATNGWKQLTHLPKSRPRLWHTACLGQEGEVMVFGGSKDDLLFMDTGHCSDLLIFQTQPYSLLRLCLDCIGKNAALLENQIPCLPSKLLQEVLKKITFWAAMTHRQERKAETERQSQLHST comes from the exons atggcggcggacCCCGCGGATCAGTTCTGCGTGGCCGAGGAGCGCAGCGGCCACTGTGCCGTGGTGGATGGGAACTTTCTCTACGTGTGGGGAGGATACGTG TCAAttgaagaaaatgaagtttATCTGCCCAGCGATGAGCTCTGGATCTATGACATGGACAGTGGGCTATG gACAATGCACCTGATGGAAGGGGAGTTACCCACCTCCAtgtcagggagctgtggggcGAGCATCAATGGGAAGCTGtacatttttgggggatttgatgATAAAGGATACAGTAATCGG ctGTATTACGTCAATTTGAGAACAAAAACTGGAACCTACaggtggaaaaaaatcacaaattttAAAGGTCAACCTCCCACACCACGGGACAAACTTTCCTGCTGGGTGTACAAGAACAG gCTAATCTATTTTGGGGGTTATGGCTGCAGGAAGCACAATGAGCTCAGTGATTGTTTCGATGTCCACGATGCATTTTGG gAAGGACAGATATTCTGGGGATGGCACAATGACGTTCATGTTTTTGATACAACCACACAGACATGGTCTCAACCAACAATCCGA GGTGGAGATCCACCTCAGCCTCGAGCAGCTCATACatgtgctgtgctgggaaatAAAGGTTACATCTTTGGAGGACGAGTGCtg cAAACCAGAATGAATGATTTGCACTGCCTGAATTTAGACACTTGGACTTGGTCTGGAAG GATTAATATCAGTGGAGAGAAGCCCAGAGATCGCTCCTGGCACACGCTGACTCCCATTGGGGATGACAGACTTTTCCTTTTTGGGGGACTAAGCTCTGATAATGTTCCTTTGA GTGATGGTTGGATCCACAGCATTGCAACAAATGGATGGAAACAGCTCACCCATCTGCCTAAGAGCAGGCCTAG GTTGTGGCACACAGCCTGCCTTGGACAGGAGGGAGAAGTGATGGTGTTTGGTGGCAGCAAAGATGATTTGCTTTTTATGGACACG GGTCACTGCAGTGATTTGTTGATATTTCAGACTCAACCTTACTCCCTGCTCAG GCTGTGTCTTGACTGCATTGGGAAGAATGCAGCTCTCTTGGAGAACCAAATTCCCTGCTTGCCATCCAAACTTCTGCAGGAAGTgctgaaaaaaatcaccttttgGGCTGCCATGACCcacaggcaggagaggaaagCTGAGACTGAGAGACAAAGCCAGCTCCACTCCACATGA
- the POLE2 gene encoding DNA polymerase epsilon subunit 2 isoform X2 — MEPERLRRRLSSAFRLRGLLLRPDALKYLTEAFQSTSEEELDDVTENVIDAVEKQPLSSNMIEQPTVEAAVQECSRAPDEAIENVFNIIGAFDIPRYIYNSERKKFLPLSMTDLPGPSLFGTARDKAELFRERYSILQQRTHRHELFTPSPVVAHPDDSKSKFQLKTVETLLGNTAKVGEVIVLGMITQLKEGKFFLEDPTGVVQLDLSKAQFHSGLYTESCFVLAEGWYEDEVFHVNAFGFPPTEPSATTRAFYGNINFFGGPSSSSVKASAKLKQLEEENEDAMFVFVSDAWLDQAEVLEKLHTMFSGYSSAPPTCFFFCGNFSSAPYGKNQIQSLKGSLKALADIICEYPSIHKSSRFVFVPGPEDPGPGSILPRPPLAECITQEFRQLVPFSVFTTNPCRIQYCTQEIIIFREDLVNKMCRNCVHFPSSNMDIPNHFVKTILSQGHLTPLPLYVSPVFWAYDYALRVYPVPDLLVIADKHDPFTVTNTECLCINPGSFPRSGFSFKVFYPSNKTVEDSKLQGL; from the exons ATGGAGCCGGAGCGGCTGCGGCGCCGCCTCAGCTCCGCGTTCCGGCTGCGGGGGCTCCTCCTGCGCCC GGATGCCCTGAAGTATCTCACTGAAGCTTTTCAGTCCACCAGTGAAGAAGAACTTGATGATGTAACTGAAAATGTCATCGATGCAGTTGAAAAACAACCTT tgTCATCTAATATGATTGAGCAGCCCACAGTGGAGGCAGCTGTCCAGGAATGCAGCCGGGCCCCGGATGAGGCGAT agaaaatgttttcaacATTATTGGAGCCTTTGACATCCCACGTTACATCTAtaattcagaaagaaagaagtttCTGCC CCTGTCCATGACTGACCTCCCTGGGCCGAGTTTATTTGGGACTGCCAGAGACAAGGCAGAGCTGTTCCGGGAGCGCTACTCCATCCTCCAGCAG AGGACTCATAGACATGAGCTGTTCACTCCTTCACCAGTCGTTGCTCATCCTGATGACAGCAAGAGCAAATTCCAG CTAAAGACAGTAGAAACTCTCTTGGGCAATACAGCTAAAGTGGgagaagtgattgtgcttgggATGATCACTCAGCTCAAGGAG GGGAAATTTTTCCTAGAAGACCCCACAGGAGTGGTTCAGCTAGACCTTAGTAAAGCa CAGTTCCACAGTGGGTTATATACTGAATCCTGCTTTGTTTTGGCAGAAG GTTGGTATGAAGATGAAGTTTTTCATGTGAACGCTTTTGGATTTCCGCCCACTGAGCCTTCTGCTACCACGAG AGCCTTCTATGGGAATATAAACTTCTTTGGAGGGCCTTCTTCATCTTCAGTAAAGGCTTCTGCAAAACtgaagcagctggaggaggagaatgAAGATGCCATGTTTGTGTTTGTCTCTGACGCGTGGCTGGACCAAGCAGAAGTGCTGGAAAAGCTTCACACGATGTTTTCGG GTTATTCCTCTGCACCTCCCAcctgctttttcttctgtggaAATTTTTCATCTGCGCCATATGGAAAAAATCAAATCCAGTCCCTGAAAG GTTCTTTGAAGGCTCTGGCAGATATTATATGTGAATATCCCAGCATCCATAAAAG tagtCGATTTGTGTTTGTCCCTGGTCCTGAAGATCCTGGTCCTGGTTCTATTTTACCAAG ACCCCCCCTGGCTGAATGTATCACTCAGGAATTCAGACAGCTGGtgccattttcagttttcaccaCAAATCCCTGCAG GATTCAATACTGCACCCAAGAAATCATTATTTTTCGGGAAGATTTGGTCAACAAAATGTGCAGGAACTGTGTCCACTTCCCAAGCAGCAACATGGACATTCCCAACCAT tttgtAAAGACCATTTTATCCCAGGGGCACCTGACCCCGCTGCCGCTGTACGTCAGCCCCGTGTTCTGGGCCTACGATTACGCCCTGAGGGTTTATCCCGTGCCAGACCTGCTCGTCATCGCTGACAAACACGACCCCTTCACTGTCACCAACACCGAGTGCCTCTGCATAAACCCT GGTTCGTTTCCCAGAAGTGGATTTTCCTTCAAGGTGTTCTACCCCTCCAACAAGACAGTTGAAGACAG
- the POLE2 gene encoding DNA polymerase epsilon subunit 2 isoform X1, with protein sequence MEPERLRRRLSSAFRLRGLLLRPDALKYLTEAFQSTSEEELDDVTENVIDAVEKQPLSSNMIEQPTVEAAVQECSRAPDEAIENVFNIIGAFDIPRYIYNSERKKFLPLSMTDLPGPSLFGTARDKAELFRERYSILQQRTHRHELFTPSPVVAHPDDSKSKFQLKTVETLLGNTAKVGEVIVLGMITQLKEGKFFLEDPTGVVQLDLSKAQFHSGLYTESCFVLAEGWYEDEVFHVNAFGFPPTEPSATTRAFYGNINFFGGPSSSSVKASAKLKQLEEENEDAMFVFVSDAWLDQAEVLEKLHTMFSGYSSAPPTCFFFCGNFSSAPYGKNQIQSLKGSLKALADIICEYPSIHKSSRFVFVPGPEDPGPGSILPRPPLAECITQEFRQLVPFSVFTTNPCRIQYCTQEIIIFREDLVNKMCRNCVHFPSSNMDIPNHFVKTILSQGHLTPLPLYVSPVFWAYDYALRVYPVPDLLVIADKHDPFTVTNTECLCINPVRSPGLSHPRCPSLPALSFPHTNVVFPPFLLHRVRFPEVDFPSRCSTPPTRQLKTGKEILLMC encoded by the exons ATGGAGCCGGAGCGGCTGCGGCGCCGCCTCAGCTCCGCGTTCCGGCTGCGGGGGCTCCTCCTGCGCCC GGATGCCCTGAAGTATCTCACTGAAGCTTTTCAGTCCACCAGTGAAGAAGAACTTGATGATGTAACTGAAAATGTCATCGATGCAGTTGAAAAACAACCTT tgTCATCTAATATGATTGAGCAGCCCACAGTGGAGGCAGCTGTCCAGGAATGCAGCCGGGCCCCGGATGAGGCGAT agaaaatgttttcaacATTATTGGAGCCTTTGACATCCCACGTTACATCTAtaattcagaaagaaagaagtttCTGCC CCTGTCCATGACTGACCTCCCTGGGCCGAGTTTATTTGGGACTGCCAGAGACAAGGCAGAGCTGTTCCGGGAGCGCTACTCCATCCTCCAGCAG AGGACTCATAGACATGAGCTGTTCACTCCTTCACCAGTCGTTGCTCATCCTGATGACAGCAAGAGCAAATTCCAG CTAAAGACAGTAGAAACTCTCTTGGGCAATACAGCTAAAGTGGgagaagtgattgtgcttgggATGATCACTCAGCTCAAGGAG GGGAAATTTTTCCTAGAAGACCCCACAGGAGTGGTTCAGCTAGACCTTAGTAAAGCa CAGTTCCACAGTGGGTTATATACTGAATCCTGCTTTGTTTTGGCAGAAG GTTGGTATGAAGATGAAGTTTTTCATGTGAACGCTTTTGGATTTCCGCCCACTGAGCCTTCTGCTACCACGAG AGCCTTCTATGGGAATATAAACTTCTTTGGAGGGCCTTCTTCATCTTCAGTAAAGGCTTCTGCAAAACtgaagcagctggaggaggagaatgAAGATGCCATGTTTGTGTTTGTCTCTGACGCGTGGCTGGACCAAGCAGAAGTGCTGGAAAAGCTTCACACGATGTTTTCGG GTTATTCCTCTGCACCTCCCAcctgctttttcttctgtggaAATTTTTCATCTGCGCCATATGGAAAAAATCAAATCCAGTCCCTGAAAG GTTCTTTGAAGGCTCTGGCAGATATTATATGTGAATATCCCAGCATCCATAAAAG tagtCGATTTGTGTTTGTCCCTGGTCCTGAAGATCCTGGTCCTGGTTCTATTTTACCAAG ACCCCCCCTGGCTGAATGTATCACTCAGGAATTCAGACAGCTGGtgccattttcagttttcaccaCAAATCCCTGCAG GATTCAATACTGCACCCAAGAAATCATTATTTTTCGGGAAGATTTGGTCAACAAAATGTGCAGGAACTGTGTCCACTTCCCAAGCAGCAACATGGACATTCCCAACCAT tttgtAAAGACCATTTTATCCCAGGGGCACCTGACCCCGCTGCCGCTGTACGTCAGCCCCGTGTTCTGGGCCTACGATTACGCCCTGAGGGTTTATCCCGTGCCAGACCTGCTCGTCATCGCTGACAAACACGACCCCTTCACTGTCACCAACACCGAGTGCCTCTGCATAAACCCTGTAAGATCCCCTGGGCTCTCACATCCCCGCTGCCCCTCACTCCCTGCACTGAGTTTCCCTCACACAAATGtggtttttcccccctttctccttCACAGGGTTCGTTTCCCAGAAGTGGATTTTCCTTCAAGGTGTTCTACCCCTCCAACAAGACAGTTGAAGACAGGTAAAGAGATTCTTCTTATGTGCTGA
- the POLE2 gene encoding DNA polymerase epsilon subunit 2 isoform X3, with protein MEPERLRRRLSSAFRLRGLLLRPDALKYLTEAFQSTSEEELDDVTENVIDAVEKQPLSSNMIEQPTVEAAVQECSRAPDEAIENVFNIIGAFDIPRYIYNSERKKFLPLSMTDLPGPSLFGTARDKAELFRERYSILQQRTHRHELFTPSPVVAHPDDSKSKFQLKTVETLLGNTAKVGEVIVLGMITQLKEGKFFLEDPTGVVQLDLSKAQFHSGLYTESCFVLAEGWYEDEVFHVNAFGFPPTEPSATTRAFYGNINFFGGPSSSSVKASAKLKQLEEENEDAMFVFVSDAWLDQAEVLEKLHTMFSGYSSAPPTCFFFCGNFSSAPYGKNQIQSLKGSLKALADIICEYPSIHKSSRFVFVPGPEDPGPGSILPRPPLAECITQEFRQLVPFSVFTTNPCRLTLLNFTAVFHSGFNTAPKKSLFFGKIWSTKCAGTVSTSQAATWTFPTIL; from the exons ATGGAGCCGGAGCGGCTGCGGCGCCGCCTCAGCTCCGCGTTCCGGCTGCGGGGGCTCCTCCTGCGCCC GGATGCCCTGAAGTATCTCACTGAAGCTTTTCAGTCCACCAGTGAAGAAGAACTTGATGATGTAACTGAAAATGTCATCGATGCAGTTGAAAAACAACCTT tgTCATCTAATATGATTGAGCAGCCCACAGTGGAGGCAGCTGTCCAGGAATGCAGCCGGGCCCCGGATGAGGCGAT agaaaatgttttcaacATTATTGGAGCCTTTGACATCCCACGTTACATCTAtaattcagaaagaaagaagtttCTGCC CCTGTCCATGACTGACCTCCCTGGGCCGAGTTTATTTGGGACTGCCAGAGACAAGGCAGAGCTGTTCCGGGAGCGCTACTCCATCCTCCAGCAG AGGACTCATAGACATGAGCTGTTCACTCCTTCACCAGTCGTTGCTCATCCTGATGACAGCAAGAGCAAATTCCAG CTAAAGACAGTAGAAACTCTCTTGGGCAATACAGCTAAAGTGGgagaagtgattgtgcttgggATGATCACTCAGCTCAAGGAG GGGAAATTTTTCCTAGAAGACCCCACAGGAGTGGTTCAGCTAGACCTTAGTAAAGCa CAGTTCCACAGTGGGTTATATACTGAATCCTGCTTTGTTTTGGCAGAAG GTTGGTATGAAGATGAAGTTTTTCATGTGAACGCTTTTGGATTTCCGCCCACTGAGCCTTCTGCTACCACGAG AGCCTTCTATGGGAATATAAACTTCTTTGGAGGGCCTTCTTCATCTTCAGTAAAGGCTTCTGCAAAACtgaagcagctggaggaggagaatgAAGATGCCATGTTTGTGTTTGTCTCTGACGCGTGGCTGGACCAAGCAGAAGTGCTGGAAAAGCTTCACACGATGTTTTCGG GTTATTCCTCTGCACCTCCCAcctgctttttcttctgtggaAATTTTTCATCTGCGCCATATGGAAAAAATCAAATCCAGTCCCTGAAAG GTTCTTTGAAGGCTCTGGCAGATATTATATGTGAATATCCCAGCATCCATAAAAG tagtCGATTTGTGTTTGTCCCTGGTCCTGAAGATCCTGGTCCTGGTTCTATTTTACCAAG ACCCCCCCTGGCTGAATGTATCACTCAGGAATTCAGACAGCTGGtgccattttcagttttcaccaCAAATCCCTGCAG GTTAACTTTATTGAATTTCACTGCTGTTTTCCACTCAGGATTCAATACTGCACCCAAGAAATCATTATTTTTCGGGAAGATTTGGTCAACAAAATGTGCAGGAACTGTGTCCACTTCCCAAGCAGCAACATGGACATTCCCAACCAT tttgtAA